In the Methanothrix sp. genome, one interval contains:
- a CDS encoding DUF1887 family CARF protein, which yields MKAMLCLISEQHVPNLLGVHELEPDILVLLETEGMRKKDAANNFLKALAIGGRDYFTRHEIVPLKDGDSIEETEKALEGVYRKYRDAEWVVNITGGTKPMSIGAYEFFRHKENSRIIYISASDQSKAIDFSLGADIPLRHRTTVAEFLAGYGFDVLKYEKMKENEMRSERWLGLAAEIAARSQNGAVLGFLANLSRISNDRKGRDRGLEISEADGLFLSDDHLREMIASSFALACDGERFTGALDKYAVRFLTGGWLEVFTWGLLKGLDRAWDVHLGLQIERKNEMLQNDLDVAFMTDQSLRIVECKTGGQEHDREGSDTLYKIEAIRRQLGALRVQSYLVTTSENVIDSGTGKVKEHLENRSRLYGCTIIDPRRVAELARMYLAGDAQLNAKVAQVFLGG from the coding sequence ATGAAAGCCATGCTCTGCCTGATCAGCGAGCAGCATGTTCCGAACCTTCTGGGCGTTCACGAGCTGGAGCCGGATATTCTCGTGCTGCTTGAGACCGAGGGGATGCGAAAGAAGGATGCTGCGAACAACTTCCTGAAGGCCCTTGCGATCGGCGGCCGTGATTATTTCACGAGGCATGAGATAGTGCCGCTGAAGGATGGCGATTCCATAGAGGAGACGGAGAAGGCGCTGGAGGGGGTTTACAGGAAGTACAGAGATGCTGAGTGGGTTGTGAACATCACCGGCGGCACTAAGCCGATGAGCATAGGGGCGTATGAGTTCTTCAGGCATAAGGAAAACTCCAGGATAATCTACATCTCCGCATCAGATCAGTCAAAGGCGATCGACTTCTCTCTTGGAGCGGACATACCTCTGAGGCACAGGACGACTGTTGCAGAGTTCCTCGCAGGCTATGGCTTTGATGTGCTCAAATATGAGAAGATGAAGGAGAACGAGATGAGGAGCGAGAGGTGGCTCGGTCTCGCGGCAGAGATCGCGGCGAGGAGCCAGAACGGCGCAGTTCTGGGATTTCTGGCGAATTTATCGAGGATCTCGAACGATCGGAAGGGCAGGGACAGAGGGCTGGAGATCTCTGAGGCAGATGGTCTCTTCCTGAGCGATGATCATTTGCGCGAGATGATCGCATCGAGCTTCGCACTGGCATGTGATGGCGAGCGTTTCACAGGCGCTCTTGATAAGTACGCTGTCAGGTTCCTCACGGGCGGATGGCTTGAGGTATTCACCTGGGGATTGCTGAAGGGGCTTGATCGTGCCTGGGATGTGCATCTGGGTTTGCAGATCGAGAGGAAGAATGAAATGCTCCAGAACGATCTGGATGTCGCATTCATGACGGATCAGTCCCTCAGGATCGTGGAATGCAAGACCGGCGGACAGGAGCATGACAGGGAGGGGAGCGATACGCTGTACAAGATCGAGGCGATACGGAGGCAGCTTGGAGCCCTCCGTGTTCAATCGTATCTTGTCACGACCTCAGAAAATGTTATCGATTCTGGTACAGGGAAGGTCAAGGAGCATCTGGAGAACAGATCCAGGCTTTATGGGTGCACGATCATCGATCCGAGAAGGGTTGCAGAGCTTGCGCGCATGTACCTCGCAGGTGATGCGCAGCTGAATGCGAAAGTGGCGCAGGTCTTCCTGGGTGGTTGA
- a CDS encoding type III-B CRISPR module-associated protein Cmr3, with protein MRYLILTPVDSWFFRDGRPFHKGEATSDVGGFFPPSAFTVAGAIRAHLARSMGWREDRRERRWSDEICRVLGDGYDLKGLRFRGPLLCRESDHGLEILFPAPLNLYGKKGDRGYEMRLLRPGAEVECDLGRVRLPSAEGIDGMKPLSGYITGDQLKQVLRGEVPEGRVIPAEELWSSEYAVGLARDLETRTAKEAHLYSINRIRLERGVHLLMGVEGIEDMLKELDGAVMPLGGEGRMASVAITTLVEDIYGFRPELRSENGTVRFTLLHITPAFLSRWPGPGDAIPGVPGRVVSACIERAMRIGGWDSANRRPVDLKPFIPPGSVWFCEADDDRLEDVRRLSRVGEYTEFGFGEVAVGVW; from the coding sequence GTGAGGTATCTCATTTTAACACCCGTTGATTCCTGGTTCTTCAGGGATGGCAGGCCGTTCCACAAGGGAGAGGCGACATCTGATGTTGGCGGTTTCTTCCCTCCAAGCGCGTTCACAGTCGCTGGAGCGATAAGGGCGCATCTGGCCCGAAGCATGGGCTGGCGTGAGGACAGGCGCGAGCGCAGGTGGAGCGACGAGATCTGCAGGGTGCTCGGGGATGGATACGATCTGAAGGGTCTCAGGTTCAGGGGACCGCTGCTGTGCAGGGAGAGCGATCATGGTCTGGAGATACTTTTTCCGGCTCCTTTGAATCTCTACGGGAAGAAGGGCGATCGAGGGTATGAGATGAGACTCCTCCGCCCTGGAGCTGAGGTCGAGTGCGATCTCGGAAGGGTCAGGCTTCCATCCGCTGAGGGCATCGATGGGATGAAGCCTCTGTCAGGGTACATCACTGGAGATCAGCTGAAACAGGTGCTTCGCGGGGAGGTTCCGGAGGGACGGGTGATTCCGGCTGAGGAGTTATGGAGCTCTGAGTACGCAGTTGGTCTTGCGAGAGACTTGGAAACCAGGACCGCGAAGGAGGCGCACCTCTACTCGATAAACAGGATCAGGCTCGAGAGGGGAGTGCATCTCCTCATGGGCGTTGAGGGGATTGAGGATATGCTGAAAGAGCTGGATGGCGCGGTGATGCCCCTCGGTGGTGAGGGGCGGATGGCATCTGTGGCCATCACAACTCTCGTAGAAGACATCTATGGATTCAGGCCTGAGCTCAGATCCGAAAACGGAACGGTCAGGTTCACGCTCCTGCACATCACACCAGCTTTTCTGAGCAGATGGCCTGGTCCGGGAGATGCCATTCCCGGTGTTCCCGGCAGGGTCGTATCCGCATGCATCGAGCGGGCGATGCGCATCGGTGGCTGGGATTCTGCGAACCGGAGGCCTGTGGATCTCAAGCCGTTCATCCCTCCGGGGTCTGTCTGGTTCTGCGAGGCCGATGATGATAGGCTGGAGGATGTGAGAAGGCTGAGCAGGGTGGGAGAGTATACGGAATTCGGTTTTGGAGAGGTTGCTGTAGGCGTTTGGTGA
- the crn3 gene encoding CRISPR-associated ring nuclease Crn3/Csx3 has protein sequence MMEKIVFYHIGVDSPIAPDEPLPPLPPIPRGSLVVVEGRAPIWRYGLALHLLHGSPAAAIAFFDPRLGAVIVVSHSPAYRPGQVIDVTLP, from the coding sequence ATGATGGAAAAAATTGTCTTTTACCACATCGGCGTCGATTCGCCGATCGCGCCGGACGAGCCGCTGCCGCCACTGCCACCGATTCCTCGCGGCTCGCTTGTCGTCGTGGAGGGGCGGGCGCCGATATGGCGCTACGGCCTCGCCCTCCATCTCCTCCACGGATCTCCTGCGGCGGCAATCGCTTTTTTTGATCCCCGCCTCGGCGCGGTCATCGTCGTGTCTCACAGTCCTGCCTACCGCCCCGGCCAGGTCATCGATGTGACGCTGCCGTAG
- the cmr5 gene encoding type III-B CRISPR module-associated protein Cmr5 — MRSLEQERAAHALDAVNSIRNKSCASKFRSYVERLPAAIVMNGLGQAMASELAAAGRAEREEDKSAHEKLYDLVSDWIHKRGIYSEKDLMAAIVKGEQDRYVLAQAEALAYLEWLKKFSQAFLEKEV; from the coding sequence ATGAGGAGCCTGGAGCAGGAGCGAGCGGCCCATGCCCTGGATGCCGTGAACTCCATCAGGAACAAAAGCTGTGCATCCAAGTTCCGGAGCTACGTGGAGCGTCTTCCTGCGGCCATCGTGATGAACGGCCTGGGCCAGGCGATGGCCAGCGAGCTTGCTGCTGCCGGACGGGCGGAGAGGGAAGAGGACAAGTCCGCCCACGAAAAGCTCTACGATCTGGTCTCTGACTGGATCCACAAGCGGGGAATATACTCTGAGAAGGACCTGATGGCTGCGATTGTCAAAGGGGAGCAGGATCGGTATGTTCTCGCACAGGCTGAGGCGCTGGCGTACCTCGAGTGGCTGAAGAAGTTCAGCCAGGCCTTCCTGGAGAAGGAGGTGTGA
- the cmr6 gene encoding type III-B CRISPR module RAMP protein Cmr6 → MITPRPLYRTTSEPVLSGGNAGLWYDKFCDVWNNDFSSLGDRGKQEWIETVLNEDVGDADLLTEMQERVKSLISNSGGKFMFFRTTAPFVTGLGRSHPVENGFAWHHTLGVPYLPGSSVKGLVRSWASIWKKVNGEEIKRIFGEEPESSGGVGSVVFLDALPRQPVKLKAEIMTPHYAPYYQGREPPADWHSPVPIPFLAVAEGQEFLFGVIPRKNGSEECEKVMVWLKEALEFAGAGAKTAVGYGRFLSQDTETAESKPPETRTPGREWLESLAEEKRMSVEDLVNKSYKMLKDEWEKIEGQELKLSALQEIKRLYQTKGLWENPPTKELKKAINRYKEYEREK, encoded by the coding sequence GTGATCACGCCAAGACCTCTTTACAGAACCACCTCTGAGCCTGTGCTCAGCGGCGGAAACGCAGGGCTCTGGTACGACAAGTTCTGCGACGTGTGGAACAATGATTTCAGCAGCCTCGGAGATCGCGGAAAGCAGGAGTGGATCGAAACAGTTCTGAATGAGGATGTTGGAGATGCAGATCTTCTCACGGAGATGCAGGAGCGTGTGAAATCGCTGATCTCAAATTCAGGCGGAAAGTTCATGTTCTTCAGGACCACTGCGCCCTTCGTCACAGGCCTCGGCCGGAGCCACCCTGTGGAGAACGGCTTCGCATGGCACCACACCCTCGGCGTGCCGTACCTCCCCGGATCATCTGTGAAGGGGTTGGTGAGGTCCTGGGCGAGCATCTGGAAGAAGGTGAACGGTGAGGAGATCAAGAGGATCTTCGGAGAAGAACCGGAGAGCTCAGGCGGTGTGGGATCTGTGGTCTTCCTGGATGCGCTCCCGAGACAACCTGTGAAGCTGAAGGCAGAGATAATGACGCCCCATTACGCGCCATACTACCAGGGGAGAGAACCTCCCGCGGACTGGCACAGCCCTGTGCCGATACCGTTCCTAGCTGTCGCTGAGGGACAGGAGTTCCTCTTCGGGGTCATCCCGAGAAAGAACGGCTCTGAGGAATGCGAGAAGGTGATGGTGTGGCTGAAGGAGGCGCTGGAGTTTGCAGGCGCGGGCGCGAAGACCGCGGTCGGGTACGGCAGGTTTCTCTCTCAAGATACAGAGACCGCAGAGTCAAAACCGCCAGAGACCAGGACACCCGGGCGCGAGTGGCTGGAGAGTCTCGCTGAGGAAAAAAGAATGAGCGTGGAAGATCTTGTCAACAAGAGCTACAAGATGCTTAAAGATGAATGGGAGAAGATTGAGGGTCAGGAGCTGAAGCTATCTGCCTTACAGGAGATCAAGAGGCTCTACCAGACAAAGGGGCTCTGGGAAAATCCCCCCACAAAAGAACTGAAAAAGGCGATTAACCGCTACAAGGAGTACGAGAGGGAAAAATGA
- the cmr4 gene encoding type III-B CRISPR module RAMP protein Cmr4: protein MKGMMLGMLAETNIHSGAGRSEGFVDLPVAREAVTGYPVIAGSSLKGALRDTARESGLDESICKSIFGTEDRAGDILVSDARLLLLPVRSLTGPYKWITCPHILERLSRDLKLCGLSDGFEVVSVKKGEAIWSGDHLFLEEREFRRVDGMDEKLKPVRAALEKMILHQKTASRLDKQLVIISDDDFQWFASYGLPVAARNRLDENKKSKNLWYEESLAPDTLMYAMVFERRDGALERLKSMFQDNPYLQLGGNETVGMGWFAVKILEKGEGR, encoded by the coding sequence ATGAAGGGCATGATGCTCGGAATGCTTGCTGAGACTAACATACATTCAGGTGCAGGCAGGTCTGAGGGCTTTGTGGATCTGCCGGTGGCGAGAGAGGCTGTGACCGGCTATCCGGTTATAGCTGGATCCAGCCTCAAGGGCGCGCTGAGGGACACGGCCAGGGAGAGTGGGTTGGATGAATCCATCTGTAAATCTATCTTCGGCACCGAGGACAGGGCCGGGGATATACTGGTATCGGATGCCAGGCTTCTCCTGCTCCCTGTGAGAAGCCTCACCGGTCCCTACAAATGGATCACCTGTCCTCACATCCTGGAGAGGCTGAGCAGGGATCTGAAGCTCTGTGGTCTCTCTGATGGATTTGAGGTTGTGAGCGTCAAAAAGGGGGAGGCGATCTGGAGTGGGGATCATCTCTTCCTGGAGGAAAGGGAGTTCCGGCGGGTAGACGGTATGGATGAGAAACTGAAGCCGGTAAGGGCTGCGCTGGAGAAGATGATTCTCCATCAGAAGACCGCATCCAGGCTCGATAAGCAGCTTGTGATAATCAGCGATGATGATTTCCAGTGGTTCGCGAGCTACGGGCTGCCTGTGGCCGCAAGGAACAGGCTGGATGAGAACAAGAAGAGCAAGAATCTCTGGTACGAGGAGTCGCTCGCTCCGGACACGCTGATGTACGCGATGGTATTCGAGCGCAGGGATGGCGCGCTGGAGAGGTTGAAATCGATGTTTCAGGACAACCCCTACCTCCAGCTCGGCGGAAACGAGACCGTCGGCATGGGGTGGTTCGCTGTGAAGATCCTGGAGAAGGGTGAGGGGAGATGA
- a CDS encoding ATP-dependent DNA helicase yields MAVYLDYIPYPSLRPHQDEMLDAVYDVVSTGGHGVLMIDAPTGSGKTSCISAALAAAPGKIVVAVRTVSQIGVYLDEINRIWSKTRHRPTVSYLIGKQKACPLASEIWGESIYYACMRLREGSKNYMASRLERGHNDVYDPSRDEIPDEPPGERTVCPYYLRSKEAFEINGKVYFRSSSAAVDAAERMSRRIVPVDALEKTCRGVCPYEVMSLHAKSSDITILNYHHLFSPDFQDAIIQWLGLEADRMTVIVDEAHNLGDSVREMNTRVLTPRILELAEREINRFEKALGQAKLGEEHHDWRREGLKTARHLIPRIQRFITAREARSKDGETLLDGELFRQYVYDGIDDIDLALSYLSDVAVAIAEMKLAESDHETLYGDIQPSLATMVLFLREVEEAEHDPSYQRKIVTTSSGERRWTRLEVTKIDPAPVIRRVVDNVNATLMLSGTLSPIDAYELYCLGEPGRARKISLPNPFPQSNRLIIAADRATTQLSARENPENRNLISGYISALIEEVPGNVAVFFTSYPMMASYRDACARFARGAGKRVFTEPRSAEDIPKILEEFFRAGRSAGAVLLGVSGGKLAEGIDYKGEALNGVAVVGLPLSVFDEIQKEVISYYTQKYGKKRGTLIAYTLPAINRGLQAAGRVIRAESERGVILLCDSRFASRGLGGVRMYLPEWVQGEMVMADPERCRLLIREKLREWGETFACSKNG; encoded by the coding sequence GTGGCTGTGTATCTCGACTACATCCCCTATCCATCGCTGCGCCCGCATCAGGATGAGATGCTCGACGCTGTCTACGATGTTGTCTCCACAGGCGGCCACGGCGTTCTGATGATAGATGCGCCCACAGGCTCAGGAAAGACGAGCTGCATATCAGCGGCACTTGCAGCCGCTCCAGGAAAGATCGTGGTGGCGGTCAGGACCGTGAGCCAGATAGGGGTTTATCTCGATGAGATAAACAGGATCTGGTCGAAAACAAGACACAGGCCCACGGTCTCGTATCTGATAGGAAAGCAGAAGGCATGCCCCCTTGCATCTGAGATCTGGGGGGAGAGCATCTACTACGCGTGCATGAGGCTCAGAGAGGGCTCGAAGAACTACATGGCCTCCAGGCTGGAGAGGGGACATAATGATGTCTACGATCCCTCCAGGGACGAGATACCGGATGAGCCTCCTGGGGAGAGAACTGTCTGCCCTTACTACCTGAGAAGCAAAGAGGCGTTTGAGATCAACGGGAAGGTTTACTTCAGGTCCTCATCGGCAGCTGTGGATGCTGCAGAGAGGATGAGCAGGAGGATCGTGCCTGTTGATGCCCTCGAGAAGACCTGCAGGGGCGTATGCCCTTATGAGGTGATGTCTCTGCATGCGAAGAGCAGTGACATCACCATTTTGAACTACCATCACCTCTTCAGCCCGGATTTCCAGGACGCGATAATCCAGTGGCTCGGTCTTGAGGCAGACCGCATGACAGTGATTGTGGACGAGGCCCACAACCTGGGCGACTCTGTGAGGGAGATGAACACCCGCGTGCTCACGCCCAGGATCCTGGAGCTGGCGGAGCGCGAGATCAACAGGTTCGAGAAGGCTCTGGGCCAGGCGAAGCTTGGGGAGGAGCATCACGACTGGCGCAGAGAGGGTCTGAAGACGGCCAGACATCTAATACCGAGAATCCAGAGGTTCATCACAGCCAGGGAAGCAAGATCGAAGGATGGGGAGACGCTTCTCGATGGCGAGCTCTTCAGGCAGTATGTGTACGATGGAATCGACGATATAGATCTCGCTCTCTCATATTTGAGTGATGTGGCGGTTGCGATCGCGGAGATGAAGCTTGCAGAGAGCGATCACGAAACACTGTATGGGGACATACAGCCCAGCCTAGCCACGATGGTCCTCTTCCTCAGAGAGGTCGAGGAGGCTGAGCATGACCCTTCATACCAGAGAAAGATCGTGACTACATCATCAGGAGAGAGGAGGTGGACCCGCCTGGAGGTGACGAAGATCGATCCCGCGCCTGTCATAAGAAGGGTTGTCGATAACGTCAATGCAACACTGATGCTCAGCGGCACCCTCTCGCCGATCGATGCATATGAGCTCTACTGTCTCGGCGAGCCAGGCAGAGCCAGAAAGATCTCCCTGCCGAATCCATTTCCCCAGAGCAACCGCCTGATCATAGCAGCTGACAGGGCGACTACACAGCTCAGCGCAAGGGAGAACCCGGAGAACAGGAACCTGATATCCGGATACATCAGCGCCCTGATAGAGGAGGTGCCTGGAAACGTCGCGGTGTTCTTCACATCCTACCCGATGATGGCCTCGTACAGGGATGCGTGCGCCAGGTTCGCACGCGGCGCAGGCAAGCGGGTCTTCACAGAGCCCAGATCCGCAGAGGATATCCCTAAGATCCTGGAGGAGTTCTTCAGGGCCGGCAGGAGCGCGGGCGCTGTGCTGCTGGGGGTCTCTGGAGGAAAGCTCGCGGAGGGCATAGACTACAAGGGCGAGGCTCTCAACGGGGTGGCTGTTGTCGGTCTACCCCTCTCAGTATTCGATGAGATCCAGAAGGAGGTCATCTCCTATTACACCCAAAAGTACGGCAAGAAGCGGGGCACGCTGATAGCTTACACTCTTCCAGCAATCAACCGCGGGCTCCAGGCCGCTGGCAGGGTCATAAGGGCGGAGAGCGAGAGGGGTGTCATACTCCTGTGCGACAGCAGGTTCGCATCCAGGGGTCTGGGAGGCGTCAGGATGTATCTGCCGGAGTGGGTTCAGGGTGAGATGGTGATGGCAGATCCTGAGAGGTGCAGGCTTCTGATAAGAGAGAAGCTGAGAGAGTGGGGGGAGACGTTTGCATGCTCAAAAAACGGATGA
- the cmr1 gene encoding type III-B CRISPR module RAMP protein Cmr1, giving the protein MIEARFTIVTPLFMGGADPKVPELRVPGIKGALRFWWRALAWSWCGGDLSRIRDLEGQIFGSTKNGQSRVIMDLWGANAEPANDRFFEKCQGKKRQKCQGLIYLGYGPIDRGELTRGYLKTPLDATLRIRIRPTRSNKAPEHYDESEIKDQISKALIAMGLFGGLGARSRRGFGSFNLTELNVDGKTDFKCPGGLKELEASIKRFFEDLDLYNGLPEYTAFSSDTEVCLFENTSADSLELLDMVGRAMMAYRLGTKKRSWKAFVKSGGFEKDTELAKRALNSKVSEHPRRLFFGLPHNYHFKNSKKNLEIRGKNHDRRASPLLIHVQRLGTEYAAVAALMPARFLPEGEKILMRATEEKEETGDARVPVVGHPRSSPKSCVELDRNEAEEFTVIKDFLKSWQKVI; this is encoded by the coding sequence ATGATTGAGGCGAGGTTCACTATCGTCACTCCGCTCTTCATGGGCGGGGCGGATCCTAAGGTGCCGGAGCTGCGCGTGCCGGGAATAAAGGGCGCCCTCAGGTTCTGGTGGCGCGCTCTGGCATGGAGCTGGTGCGGAGGAGATCTGAGCAGAATCCGCGATCTCGAGGGGCAGATCTTCGGGAGCACGAAGAACGGGCAGTCCAGGGTGATCATGGATCTATGGGGAGCAAATGCAGAGCCTGCAAATGATCGCTTTTTTGAAAAATGCCAAGGGAAAAAGCGCCAAAAGTGCCAGGGTTTAATTTACCTGGGATACGGGCCAATTGACAGGGGCGAGCTGACCCGCGGTTATCTTAAAACGCCCCTTGATGCGACTCTTAGGATAAGAATTCGGCCGACGAGGAGCAATAAAGCTCCGGAACATTATGATGAATCAGAAATCAAAGATCAGATATCGAAGGCCCTGATCGCCATGGGGCTCTTTGGGGGTCTCGGAGCAAGATCAAGGAGGGGGTTCGGATCGTTCAATCTGACCGAGCTGAATGTGGATGGCAAAACAGACTTCAAATGCCCTGGGGGTTTGAAGGAGCTCGAAGCCTCAATAAAAAGGTTCTTTGAAGATCTGGATCTATACAACGGGCTGCCGGAATACACCGCTTTCAGCTCGGATACAGAGGTATGTCTTTTTGAAAATACTAGTGCTGACTCACTGGAACTGCTGGACATGGTTGGCAGGGCGATGATGGCGTACCGTCTGGGCACCAAGAAGCGAAGCTGGAAAGCATTTGTGAAATCCGGCGGATTCGAGAAGGACACAGAACTCGCTAAGAGAGCTCTGAACAGCAAGGTAAGCGAACACCCGAGGCGACTTTTCTTCGGTCTTCCCCACAACTATCACTTCAAGAATTCGAAAAAGAACCTCGAGATCAGAGGCAAAAACCACGATCGAAGGGCAAGCCCTTTGCTGATACATGTCCAGAGGCTGGGCACAGAGTATGCAGCGGTTGCAGCACTCATGCCTGCGAGGTTCCTGCCTGAGGGGGAGAAGATTCTGATGAGGGCCACAGAAGAAAAGGAAGAGACTGGAGATGCGAGGGTTCCGGTGGTAGGACATCCCAGAAGTTCTCCTAAATCGTGCGTTGAGCTCGACAGGAATGAGGCAGAGGAGTTCACTGTGATCAAGGATTTCCTGAAGTCCTGGCAGAAGGTGATCTGA
- the cas10 gene encoding type III-B CRISPR-associated protein Cas10/Cmr2: protein MSAEDNMINFTIGPVQGFIGQARRTRDLWSGSFLLSYLSGCAMAEIRRIGGSIIVPDVEEDCLLRWIEKKGDGTPPRIGTLPNRFRASAEDPAVAARSAAERVRGAWKEIADCVWRRYVEDVADIGKSTQEIWRRQVDSFWEIHWTIGAMEGMEARKNWRFYRDWADGRPTIEGGDHCTIMSDWQEISGYVRATDGMKQEAFWRKFCKNTGGMDLRSDERLCAIALIKRMFPSVSKDAIGWDVNADTWPSTLYVAAIPWFRSVIASNRDVANSYAEKARSFAKHIQRKGVAEQIFKKSDPFLEIDANFYYSTPLKDSKRTPLDGTTEKGDEPEDVRERRQELENYLDELYRRNGRPSPFYAMLLMDGDSMGRLIRERGEAVSRALAAFAKGVDGVVRQNLGVLVYAGGDDVLAMLPVECAMSCAHKLSVKFTRSFKDYGMDATISAGLVFASYRVPLRSVIREAHVILDDIAKDENGRGSIAVSVLKGSGRYCRWVSSWSGAVSSETNEVLLERLARVFREKEENASGSSSSPSSTTSSQATFKEKHASSSFFYKSRELLLMLSGEQQWRPGMFFDLSSLEGLDIGELMLAEYLNALEHRSEITEEVRATARRYVGDLLSVSRRNPGPEYGRDGGEICADGMLLVKFLSQKEVSE from the coding sequence ATGAGTGCAGAGGATAACATGATCAACTTCACCATCGGTCCTGTCCAGGGGTTCATCGGGCAGGCGCGTCGTACCAGGGACCTCTGGAGCGGCTCATTTCTTCTCTCATACCTCTCCGGCTGCGCCATGGCCGAGATAAGGAGAATCGGGGGCAGCATAATAGTTCCGGATGTCGAAGAGGATTGTCTGCTCAGATGGATCGAGAAGAAGGGCGATGGAACACCACCCAGGATCGGCACGCTTCCCAACAGGTTCAGGGCATCTGCAGAAGATCCTGCTGTTGCTGCCAGAAGCGCCGCGGAGAGGGTGAGGGGTGCGTGGAAGGAGATCGCAGACTGCGTCTGGAGGAGATACGTGGAGGATGTTGCGGATATCGGAAAGAGCACTCAGGAGATCTGGAGGAGACAGGTGGATAGCTTCTGGGAGATCCACTGGACGATCGGCGCGATGGAGGGCATGGAGGCGCGCAAGAACTGGAGGTTCTACAGGGACTGGGCGGATGGGCGGCCGACCATCGAGGGGGGAGACCACTGCACGATCATGAGCGACTGGCAGGAGATCTCAGGATATGTGCGCGCAACCGATGGGATGAAGCAGGAAGCTTTCTGGAGAAAGTTCTGCAAGAACACAGGCGGCATGGATCTGAGAAGCGACGAGCGGCTCTGTGCGATCGCACTGATCAAGAGGATGTTTCCCTCCGTCTCAAAGGATGCGATCGGCTGGGATGTGAACGCGGACACCTGGCCCTCAACGCTCTACGTGGCGGCGATACCCTGGTTCAGATCTGTGATTGCATCGAATCGGGATGTTGCGAACAGCTACGCGGAAAAGGCGAGGAGCTTCGCGAAGCACATACAGAGAAAGGGTGTTGCGGAACAGATCTTCAAAAAGAGCGATCCCTTCCTTGAGATCGATGCGAACTTCTACTACTCCACGCCTCTGAAGGATTCGAAAAGGACGCCTCTTGATGGAACCACCGAAAAGGGAGACGAGCCGGAGGATGTGAGGGAAAGACGCCAGGAGCTCGAAAATTACCTGGATGAGCTTTACAGGAGAAACGGAAGACCATCTCCCTTCTACGCGATGCTCCTCATGGACGGGGACAGCATGGGGAGGCTGATCAGGGAGAGGGGAGAGGCGGTCAGCAGGGCTCTGGCAGCGTTCGCAAAAGGCGTTGATGGTGTTGTGCGTCAAAACCTCGGAGTCCTGGTATACGCAGGAGGCGATGATGTTCTCGCGATGCTGCCTGTTGAGTGCGCCATGAGCTGCGCGCACAAACTCTCCGTTAAATTCACACGATCGTTCAAGGATTACGGGATGGATGCGACCATATCCGCAGGCCTGGTTTTTGCGAGCTACCGCGTGCCGCTTCGCTCTGTGATTCGGGAGGCGCATGTGATTCTCGATGACATCGCGAAGGACGAGAACGGCAGGGGAAGCATAGCTGTCAGCGTCCTCAAGGGCAGTGGCAGGTACTGCAGGTGGGTCAGCTCCTGGAGCGGTGCTGTTTCCTCGGAGACCAACGAGGTCCTTCTGGAGAGGCTGGCGAGGGTGTTTAGAGAGAAGGAAGAAAATGCATCGGGCTCTTCATCATCACCTAGTTCCACAACGTCCTCACAGGCGACTTTTAAGGAAAAACACGCATCGAGCTCTTTCTTCTACAAATCCAGGGAGCTGCTGCTCATGCTATCCGGCGAGCAGCAGTGGCGCCCTGGGATGTTCTTCGATCTCTCCAGTCTGGAGGGGTTGGATATAGGGGAGCTAATGCTGGCTGAGTACCTGAATGCGCTGGAGCACAGGTCTGAGATAACCGAGGAGGTCCGCGCCACAGCAAGGAGGTATGTGGGAGATCTTCTTTCGGTGAGCAGGAGGAACCCAGGGCCTGAGTATGGAAGGGATGGCGGTGAGATCTGCGCGGATGGAATGCTGCTTGTGAAGTTCCTATCACAGAAGGAGGTCTCGGAGTGA
- the ahaH gene encoding ATP synthase archaeal subunit H has product MARHEILSRIKQAEADAKASVQQALQEKEKRIADATTEAANIVRTAESEAQAFYEKELAKAEGEVKAKKQSVISEGMRKVDALRSSASAKLDKAVEYMLKEFMGLLHA; this is encoded by the coding sequence ATGGCGAGACACGAGATCTTGTCGAGAATCAAGCAGGCAGAGGCGGATGCGAAGGCCAGTGTCCAGCAGGCCTTGCAGGAGAAGGAAAAACGCATCGCTGATGCCACTACCGAAGCAGCGAACATAGTGCGTACAGCCGAATCCGAAGCACAGGCCTTCTACGAGAAGGAACTCGCCAAGGCGGAGGGCGAAGTTAAGGCCAAGAAGCAATCGGTTATTAGCGAGGGCATGCGAAAGGTCGATGCCTTGAGGTCTAGTGCAAGCGCAAAACTGGACAAGGCGGTTGAATACATGCTAAAGGAGTTTATGGGGTTGTTGCATGCTTAG